Proteins from a single region of Mytilus trossulus isolate FHL-02 chromosome 2, PNRI_Mtr1.1.1.hap1, whole genome shotgun sequence:
- the LOC134705602 gene encoding thyrotropin-releasing hormone receptor-like gives MRLKHFSLILGKVLIYTEKKVKMQSTTISMTYTSISENITANITSDNGTTAASKKVLSLLDQLNQYSEFKAAVVINNYYLYILCALGIPGSACALITICRMKPLTSSSVYMAMLSLTDAMNLVFKLLYLLLTLYDVRLFDNGCRTMFFLGTFLMHYSNWLLVSMTIERFIAIWFPLQVTKLCTKRRAFINMIVLAIILMALNLQFYWTTIELPHKVYVWQCSFVDEYVHFVTKVWYWIDGAAYSIVPFILLLIFNTMIILGIKMASSKQRMLTNKIDKTQNTDKIKHQQQITVMLVSISVVFIILTMPNCAFFIMQDYWDYTKDVHTYAQYFLVYNIVFFLSDLNHAINFYMYFLSGRKFRTMFINMICCCRKKPLRRPYSTTMTQMSSVSMRNGSAFNTTLSSQQDILKNSANGRDHSSNSTVNTIA, from the coding sequence aaaaaaaagtgaaaatgcAATCGACAACAATATCGATGACATACACATCAATAAGTGAGAATATTACAGCTAATATAACGTCCGACAACGGTACAACAGCAGCGTCCAAGAAAGTACTGTCTCTTTTGGATCAACTTAATCAGTATTCAGAGTTCAAAGCTGCCGTTGTTATCAATAattattatctttatattttatgtgcGTTAGGAATTCCCGGTAGCGCATGTGCACTCATTACGATATGTCGCATGAAACCTCTAACTTCATCATCTGTATACATGGCGATGCTTTCCTTAACCGACGCCATGAATctcgttttcaaattgttatacTTGCTCCTTACACTATATGATGTCCGACTATTTGATAATGGTTGCAGAACTATGTTTTTTCTCGGGACATTTCTAATGCATTATTCTAATTGGCTGTTAGTATCCATGACGATTGAACGATTTATTGCGATTTGGTTTCCATTGCAAGTCACAAAGTTATGCACTAAAAGACGAGCCTTTATTAATATGATAGTTTTGGCAATAATACTGATGGCCCTAAACTTGCAATTCTACTGGACAACAATTGAGCTACCACATAAGGTATATGTGTGGCAGTGTTCTTTCGTAGATGAATATGTGCATTTCGTCACTAAGGTATGGTACTGGATAGATGGCGCTGCTTACAGCATAGTACCTTTCATACTACTCTTGATATTTAACACGATGATTATTCTTGGAATAAAAATGGCGTCTAGCAAACAAAGAATGCTGactaataaaattgacaaaacacaaaataccGACAAGATTAAACACCAACAACAGATAACTGTAATGTTAGTCAGTATCTCAGTTGTGTTTATTATCTTAACTATGCCGAACTGTGCATTTTTCATCATGCAAGACTATTGGGATTACACCAAAGATGTTCATACGTATGCACAATACTTTCTGGTGTATAACATCGTATTTTTCCTTTCGGATCTTAACCATGCTATTAATTTCTATATGTATTTTCTTAGTGGTCGTAAATTCAGGACGatgtttataaacatgatttgtTGCTGCAGAAAGAAACCACTCCGTCGGCCATATTCGACAACAATGACTCAGATGAGTTCTGTGTCAATGCGCAATGGATCGGCATTCAACACTACCTTATCCTCTCAACAGGACATTCTGAAAAACTCGGCAAATGGAAGAGATCACAGCAGCAACTCTACTGTAAATACAATTGCTTAA